The Catenuloplanes niger genome includes a window with the following:
- a CDS encoding substrate-binding domain-containing protein, which produces MRKYLARSVAISAAAVLALSACASEREGGETPAGGASGGTGGFAANSLIGVALPAKTSENWVLAGDLFTNGLKEAGFEANVQYAGASTTVADQQNQISSMITTGAKVIIIGATDAAQLSAQVDQAHDAGIKVIAYDRLIKGTANVDYYVAFDNFKVGELQGQALLEGMKKKKPNGPYTIELFSGSPDDNNAGVFFDGAMSVLQPEIDKGTVVVGSGQTQVTQTATEGWKAENAQRRMDALLTSTYGSKTLDGVLSPNDTLARAIITSVKGAGKPIPVVTGQDSEVESVKSIMAGEQYSTINKDTRNLVKASIDMVKALQSGAAPQVNDTTSYNNGAKVVPAYLLPPIIVTKDNAAEAYANDPTLSALTK; this is translated from the coding sequence ATGCGTAAGTACCTCGCCAGAAGCGTCGCGATCAGCGCGGCCGCTGTGCTGGCCCTGTCCGCCTGTGCCTCCGAGCGTGAGGGCGGCGAGACGCCGGCCGGCGGCGCCAGCGGCGGCACCGGCGGCTTCGCGGCCAACTCGCTGATCGGCGTGGCGCTGCCGGCGAAGACCTCGGAGAACTGGGTTCTCGCCGGCGACCTGTTCACCAACGGCCTGAAGGAGGCCGGCTTCGAGGCGAACGTGCAGTACGCCGGCGCGTCCACCACCGTGGCCGACCAGCAGAACCAGATCTCGTCCATGATCACCACGGGCGCGAAGGTCATCATCATCGGCGCCACCGACGCCGCGCAGCTGTCCGCGCAGGTCGACCAGGCGCACGACGCGGGCATCAAGGTCATCGCGTACGACCGCCTGATCAAGGGCACCGCGAACGTCGACTACTACGTCGCGTTCGACAACTTCAAGGTCGGTGAGCTCCAGGGCCAGGCGCTGCTGGAGGGCATGAAGAAGAAGAAGCCGAACGGCCCGTACACCATCGAGCTGTTCTCCGGCTCCCCGGACGACAACAACGCCGGCGTGTTCTTCGACGGCGCGATGAGCGTGCTCCAGCCGGAGATCGACAAGGGCACCGTGGTCGTCGGCTCCGGCCAGACCCAGGTCACCCAGACCGCGACCGAGGGCTGGAAGGCCGAGAACGCGCAGCGCCGCATGGACGCGCTGCTCACCTCGACCTACGGCAGCAAGACGCTGGACGGCGTGCTCTCCCCGAACGACACCCTCGCGCGGGCGATCATCACGTCCGTCAAGGGCGCGGGCAAGCCGATCCCGGTCGTGACCGGCCAGGACTCCGAGGTCGAGTCGGTCAAGTCCATCATGGCGGGCGAGCAGTACTCCACCATCAACAAGGACACCCGTAACCTGGTCAAGGCCTCGATCGACATGGTCAAGGCGCTCCAGTCCGGTGCGGCCCCGCAGGTCAACGACACCACCTCGTACAACAACGGTGCCAAGGTCGTCCCGGCCTACCTGCTCCCGCCGATCATCGTCACCAAGGACAACGCGGCCGAGGCGTACGCCAACGACCCGACGCTGTCCGCGCTGACCAAGTAA
- a CDS encoding MsnO8 family LLM class oxidoreductase, with protein MAIALSALELATAEEGRSGAHALETAAYAVQRVEELGYRRVWFAEHHGSPFAASVVPAVLIAHFAARTSRIRLGSGGVLAPNHAPLALAEQFATLATLYPGRIDMGVGRGPGTFDRTIVRALRRGAEPTTDAEYQEDVTALLRYLAGDGGVRLIGGWSPDENGVAPFLLSSSTAGAELAARLGVPIALAHQIRPENTVAAARRYRELFTPSRWADRPYVMVAVETIVAETEEEAAFLAHPIDLMRARMFQGLGETALLPPEVAATRAVPAEVRDAVRASGAAQARGTVESVRERFAELVAQTGADELMLGVLVYDAEKRARCYELAAKAAR; from the coding sequence ATGGCTATAGCACTGTCCGCTCTGGAACTCGCGACCGCCGAAGAGGGGCGGTCCGGCGCCCACGCGCTGGAGACCGCGGCGTACGCGGTGCAGCGCGTCGAGGAACTCGGTTACCGGCGCGTCTGGTTCGCCGAGCACCACGGTTCGCCGTTCGCGGCCAGCGTGGTCCCGGCCGTCCTGATCGCCCACTTCGCGGCACGGACCAGCCGGATCCGGCTCGGCTCCGGCGGTGTCCTGGCACCGAACCACGCGCCGCTGGCGCTGGCGGAACAGTTCGCGACGCTGGCCACGCTGTACCCGGGCCGGATCGACATGGGCGTGGGCCGCGGACCGGGGACGTTCGACCGGACGATCGTGCGGGCCCTGCGGCGCGGCGCGGAGCCGACCACGGACGCGGAGTACCAGGAGGACGTGACCGCGCTGCTGCGCTACCTGGCCGGTGACGGCGGCGTGCGGCTGATCGGTGGCTGGTCGCCGGACGAGAACGGTGTCGCGCCGTTCCTGCTGTCGTCCAGCACCGCCGGTGCGGAGCTGGCCGCGCGGCTGGGCGTCCCGATCGCGCTCGCGCACCAGATCCGCCCGGAGAACACGGTGGCGGCCGCGCGGCGCTACCGGGAGCTGTTCACGCCGTCCCGCTGGGCCGACCGGCCGTACGTGATGGTGGCGGTCGAGACGATCGTGGCCGAGACCGAGGAGGAGGCCGCGTTCCTCGCGCACCCGATCGACCTGATGCGCGCCCGGATGTTCCAGGGGCTCGGCGAGACCGCGCTGCTGCCGCCGGAGGTCGCGGCCACCCGGGCGGTCCCGGCGGAGGTCCGGGACGCGGTGCGGGCCAGCGGCGCGGCACAGGCCCGCGGCACGGTCGAGTCCGTGCGGGAGCGATTCGCCGAGCTCGTCGCGCAGACCGGCGCGGACGAGCTGATGCTGGGCGTCCTGGTCTACGACGCGGAGAAGCGCGCCCGCTGCTACGAGCTGGCCGCGAAGGCCGCTCGCTGA
- a CDS encoding N-acetylmuramoyl-L-alanine amidase yields the protein MPVRGWMLPALTAVALGAGGVGVAAGPTDPAVQQLELAVARDGGTVTLPPRTVRPFSLVGVTWPDPAQSIAGTAEVRTRTRSTWSGWRALDVDQHFGADADQPEAEGVRGGTDPLWVGEADGVELRIRALGRAPLPAGLRLELVNPGPATGSGPASDGAGPRMATPPGPTPPGPTPPAAAPQRPAGAPRAAAAVATVPVPLVGAPAMVDRAAWKADERINRGAILYTGPPQVMFVHHTAGTNDYTCAQSPALVRAIHAYHVKSRKWGDIGYNFVVDKCGTVFEGRRGGAELSVLGAHTYGFNTDSFGVVVLGTYSTRAASAAALRSLAHLAAWKLGAEAADTGAQVLLESRADNRYRVGNQVIFHRVSAHRDGVLTECPGNALYRQIPEVRRQAAELVRKALK from the coding sequence GTGCCGGTTCGTGGATGGATGCTGCCCGCCCTGACCGCGGTGGCGCTCGGCGCCGGCGGCGTCGGGGTGGCGGCCGGGCCGACCGATCCGGCGGTGCAGCAACTGGAGCTGGCCGTCGCGCGCGACGGCGGGACGGTGACGCTGCCGCCGCGTACCGTGCGGCCGTTCAGCCTGGTCGGGGTGACCTGGCCGGACCCGGCGCAGTCGATCGCCGGCACCGCCGAGGTGCGCACCCGCACCCGGAGCACGTGGAGCGGCTGGCGGGCGCTCGACGTGGACCAGCACTTCGGCGCGGACGCGGACCAACCCGAGGCCGAGGGGGTACGCGGCGGCACCGACCCGCTGTGGGTCGGCGAGGCGGACGGCGTCGAGCTGCGCATCCGCGCGCTGGGCCGCGCACCGCTCCCGGCGGGCCTGCGCCTGGAGCTGGTGAACCCCGGCCCGGCCACCGGATCCGGGCCGGCGAGCGACGGTGCCGGTCCGAGGATGGCCACGCCGCCCGGACCCACGCCGCCCGGACCCACGCCGCCCGCAGCCGCACCGCAGCGTCCGGCGGGTGCACCGCGGGCCGCGGCGGCGGTCGCCACGGTGCCGGTGCCACTGGTCGGGGCGCCCGCGATGGTCGACCGGGCCGCCTGGAAGGCCGACGAGAGGATCAACCGGGGCGCGATCCTCTACACCGGGCCGCCGCAGGTGATGTTCGTGCACCACACGGCCGGGACGAACGACTACACGTGCGCGCAGTCGCCCGCGCTGGTCCGGGCCATCCACGCCTATCACGTGAAGAGCCGCAAGTGGGGCGACATCGGCTACAACTTCGTGGTCGACAAGTGCGGCACCGTCTTCGAGGGACGGCGCGGCGGTGCCGAGCTGAGCGTGCTGGGCGCGCACACGTACGGCTTCAACACCGACTCGTTCGGCGTGGTGGTCCTCGGCACGTACTCCACGAGGGCCGCGTCCGCCGCCGCGCTGCGCTCACTGGCCCACCTGGCGGCCTGGAAGCTCGGCGCGGAGGCGGCCGACACCGGCGCGCAGGTGCTGCTGGAGTCCCGCGCCGACAACCGCTACCGGGTCGGCAACCAGGTCATCTTCCACCGGGTCTCGGCCCACCGCGACGGCGTGCTGACCGAGTGCCCGGGCAACGCGCTCTACCGGCAGATCCCGGAGGTCCGCCGGCAGGCCGCGGAGCTGGTCCGAAAGGCACTGAAGTAG
- a CDS encoding LacI family DNA-binding transcriptional regulator: MSEQQRPPRRVTLKDVAKRAGVSHQTVSRAINDKGEIDPETRRRVLEAARQLNYRPSRFARGLVSPGATTLGLVVSDVENPFFPELIAGVIEAAEERGWQVLISSTQNHSGREPDVIRTLAAQADVVIGYLSAPDDTLAAAAGGLPLVVMGRAVGEPAFGAVEVDTDAGVRAAVAYLVARGHRAIGMIDCGDDGQPDRRPAFVAAMAAHDLTVTDDLIAEAELTVEGGAAAFTHLRTTRPDVTAVFTFNDMLALGVYRAARRLDVRIPDDCAVIGFDGLPLGELIDPPLSSVALDKRRMGAIAVAEAARLLAGEPAGRAVLPVELVIRGSA; the protein is encoded by the coding sequence GTGAGCGAACAACAGCGGCCGCCCCGGCGCGTCACCCTGAAGGACGTGGCCAAACGGGCCGGCGTCTCCCACCAGACCGTGTCCCGAGCGATCAACGACAAGGGCGAGATCGACCCGGAGACCCGGCGCCGTGTGCTGGAGGCGGCCCGCCAGCTCAACTACCGGCCGTCCCGGTTCGCCCGCGGCCTGGTCAGCCCGGGCGCCACCACGCTCGGCCTGGTCGTCTCGGACGTGGAGAACCCGTTCTTCCCGGAGTTGATCGCCGGCGTGATCGAGGCCGCGGAGGAACGCGGCTGGCAGGTGCTGATCAGCAGCACGCAGAACCACTCCGGCCGCGAGCCCGACGTGATCCGCACGCTGGCCGCCCAGGCCGACGTGGTGATCGGCTACCTCAGCGCACCCGACGACACGCTCGCCGCCGCGGCCGGCGGCCTGCCGCTGGTGGTGATGGGCCGTGCGGTGGGGGAGCCCGCGTTCGGCGCGGTGGAGGTCGACACGGACGCCGGCGTGCGCGCCGCCGTCGCGTACCTGGTCGCCCGCGGCCACCGCGCGATCGGCATGATCGACTGTGGCGACGACGGCCAGCCGGACCGCCGCCCGGCGTTCGTCGCCGCGATGGCCGCCCACGACCTGACCGTCACCGACGACCTGATCGCCGAGGCCGAGCTCACCGTCGAGGGCGGCGCGGCCGCGTTCACCCACCTGCGTACGACCCGCCCGGACGTCACCGCGGTGTTCACCTTCAACGACATGCTGGCGCTCGGCGTCTACCGCGCCGCCCGCCGCCTCGACGTCCGGATCCCGGACGACTGCGCCGTGATCGGCTTCGACGGCCTCCCGCTCGGCGAACTGATCGACCCCCCGCTGAGCAGCGTCGCGCTGGACAAGCGCCGGATGGGCGCCATCGCCGTCGCCGAGGCCGCCCGGCTCCTCGCCGGCGAGCCCGCCGGCCGCGCCGTACTCCCGGTGGAACTCGTGATCCGCGGCAGCGCGTAG
- a CDS encoding LysR family transcriptional regulator, producing MDLDLLGTFLDVYRTGSLSAAATAGGVSQPAVSGRLARLEARVGEPLFDRTPRGVTPTARADDLARRVAPHLDALRGAVQAGGPAAPEPLGTVRLAGPAELLSLRVLPALGPLIAAGLTVRASFGLAEDLLTALVRDAYDLVVSAVRPTARSLRATPLIDEQFVLVATPALARTVEAALITIDPVTAFAHLPLVAYAEELPIIRRYWRSEFGRRPPNPVALTVPDLRAVLAAVVAGVGASVLPRYLAEPAMASGSVIQLHRSMIEPLNTIYLVTKLGSTTPSAERVHAHLLEHAAQWGSL from the coding sequence GTGGACCTTGACCTGCTCGGCACGTTCCTGGACGTGTACCGCACCGGATCGCTCTCCGCCGCCGCGACCGCCGGCGGCGTGAGCCAGCCCGCCGTGTCCGGGCGGCTGGCCCGGCTGGAGGCGCGGGTCGGCGAGCCGCTCTTCGACCGTACGCCGCGCGGCGTGACCCCGACCGCCCGCGCGGACGACCTGGCCCGCCGCGTCGCACCACACCTGGACGCGTTGCGCGGCGCGGTGCAGGCCGGCGGCCCGGCGGCACCGGAACCACTCGGCACGGTGCGCCTGGCCGGCCCGGCCGAACTGCTGAGCCTGCGGGTGCTGCCCGCGCTCGGCCCGCTGATCGCGGCCGGGCTCACGGTGCGGGCCTCGTTCGGCCTGGCCGAGGACCTGCTCACCGCGCTGGTGCGGGACGCGTACGACCTGGTGGTCTCCGCGGTCCGCCCGACCGCCCGCTCGCTGCGCGCCACGCCGCTGATCGACGAGCAGTTCGTGCTGGTCGCGACGCCCGCGCTGGCCCGGACCGTGGAGGCGGCGCTGATCACCATCGACCCGGTGACCGCGTTCGCGCACCTGCCGCTGGTGGCGTACGCGGAGGAACTGCCGATCATCCGGCGCTACTGGCGCTCCGAGTTCGGCCGCCGGCCGCCGAACCCGGTCGCGCTCACCGTGCCGGATCTGCGCGCCGTGCTCGCGGCCGTGGTCGCGGGGGTGGGCGCGTCCGTCCTGCCCCGCTACCTGGCCGAGCCGGCGATGGCGTCCGGCTCGGTGATCCAGCTGCACCGATCCATGATCGAGCCGCTGAACACGATCTACCTGGTCACGAAACTCGGCTCCACCACCCCGTCGGCCGAACGCGTGCACGCCCACCTCCTCGAGCACGCGGCACAGTGGGGTTCGCTCTAG
- a CDS encoding type 1 glutamine amidotransferase domain-containing protein, which yields MPSVLMVVTAADTLTLADGSAHRTGFWAEEVAASHRILREGGVDMRIATPGGRPAPVDPVSLDSRGGVGEAEAAEFRAYLDTIADELSAPLPLADASAGDYDAIFLPGGHGPMTDLATDPDLARLLAEADARSLTIAALCHGPAGLVSATAPDGTFLFAGRRLTVFTDEEERQGGTGDGTPWWVESRLRDLGAVIAAGPAWSSTVVTDGNLITGQNPQSSADTARAVLATLTKGE from the coding sequence ATGCCCTCGGTGCTCATGGTCGTCACGGCCGCCGACACGCTCACGCTCGCGGACGGCAGCGCCCACCGGACCGGCTTCTGGGCCGAGGAGGTCGCCGCGTCCCACCGCATCCTCCGCGAGGGCGGCGTCGACATGCGCATCGCCACCCCCGGCGGCCGTCCCGCCCCGGTCGACCCGGTCAGCCTCGACTCCCGCGGCGGCGTCGGCGAGGCCGAGGCCGCGGAGTTCCGCGCCTACCTGGACACGATCGCGGACGAGCTGAGCGCGCCGCTGCCGCTGGCCGACGCGTCGGCCGGCGACTACGACGCGATCTTCCTGCCCGGCGGCCACGGCCCGATGACCGACCTCGCCACCGACCCGGACCTGGCCCGCCTGCTGGCCGAGGCGGACGCGCGCAGCCTGACGATCGCCGCGCTCTGCCACGGCCCGGCCGGGCTGGTCTCCGCCACCGCGCCGGACGGCACCTTCCTCTTCGCCGGCCGCCGTCTCACCGTCTTCACCGACGAGGAGGAGCGCCAGGGCGGCACCGGCGACGGCACCCCGTGGTGGGTCGAGTCCCGCCTGCGTGACCTCGGCGCGGTCATCGCCGCCGGGCCGGCGTGGTCCAGCACCGTCGTCACGGACGGCAACCTGATCACCGGCCAGAACCCGCAGTCCAGCGCGGACACCGCCCGCGCGGTCCTGGCCACCCTCACCAAGGGCGAATAA
- a CDS encoding aldo/keto reductase codes for MSETLLSAKPSGTYAIGGDLPVVRLGYGTMQLTGPGVWGDPADPEEALRVLRRTADLGITLIDTADAYGPYTADLLLKKALHPYRKDLVIATKVGHTRQGPNIWTPLGRPEYLRQQTELNLRHLGLERIPLLQLHRVDPAVPLEDQIGELDALRKEGKVQHIGLSEVSVAQLEAARAITSIVAVQNRYNVADRASEDVLEYAEANDIAFIPWHPLATGRLAQPGGPLDEPSRRLGVTPSQLALAWLLRRSPVMLPIPGTSSVGHLEQNVAAAQITLSDEDFEALSKA; via the coding sequence ATGTCCGAGACCCTGCTCTCCGCGAAGCCGTCCGGCACCTACGCGATCGGCGGCGACCTGCCGGTCGTCCGGCTCGGCTACGGAACGATGCAGCTGACCGGCCCCGGCGTCTGGGGTGACCCGGCCGACCCGGAGGAGGCGCTGCGCGTGCTGCGCCGCACCGCCGACCTGGGCATCACGCTCATCGACACCGCCGACGCCTACGGGCCGTACACCGCGGACCTGCTGCTCAAGAAGGCGCTGCACCCGTACCGGAAGGACCTGGTCATCGCGACCAAGGTCGGCCACACCCGCCAGGGGCCGAACATCTGGACGCCGCTCGGCCGCCCGGAGTACCTGCGCCAGCAGACCGAACTGAACCTGCGCCACCTCGGCCTGGAGCGCATCCCGCTGCTGCAGCTGCACCGCGTCGACCCGGCGGTGCCGCTCGAGGACCAGATCGGCGAGCTGGACGCGCTCCGCAAGGAGGGCAAGGTCCAGCACATCGGTCTGTCCGAGGTGTCCGTCGCCCAGCTCGAGGCGGCCCGCGCGATCACGTCGATCGTCGCCGTGCAGAACCGCTACAACGTGGCCGACCGCGCGTCCGAGGACGTCCTCGAGTACGCCGAGGCCAACGACATCGCGTTCATCCCGTGGCACCCGCTGGCCACCGGCCGCCTCGCCCAGCCCGGCGGCCCGCTCGACGAGCCGTCCCGGCGCCTCGGCGTCACCCCGTCCCAGCTCGCGCTGGCCTGGCTGCTGCGCCGCTCCCCGGTGATGCTGCCGATCCCGGGCACGTCCTCCGTCGGCCACCTCGAGCAGAACGTGGCCGCCGCCCAGATCACCCTCTCCGACGAGGACTTCGAGGCGCTCTCCAAGGCCTGA
- a CDS encoding MFS transporter, whose translation MLGPYRDLLRDPRVLTPFVLATVARLPFAMVPLGIVVLIEEIRGQYASAGLVTGAFALATAAGTPVWAMLLDRAGQPRVVAPTALASSAFLVLLTLLAVNGAPDAVLVVMAALVGLTFPPMNPAMRVAWSAVVPDRARRESAWAMDAAAVETIFVAGPLALTALLTGPPALPLLVTAGLMSLGAIGYARTYAARTWRAAPVGTATRGRSPLRSPGVVLAVVTGAGVSIGFGHFDVGLTATAERIFESTGMLGVLFAFVAGGSAAGGLVYGARTWAGEARRRLPLTIAAYGAGTGLIALLIAATGQPPLLVLLPLLTLTGLTIAPSLIIQQALVDSNTPEDRRSEAQGWLSTGITAGNAVGMAIAGPLIDGSGPAAAFAGGSVALLLAALIAVAGQRWWRRAPAMVPHAG comes from the coding sequence GTGCTCGGACCCTATAGAGACCTCCTGCGCGACCCGCGCGTCCTGACCCCGTTCGTCCTCGCCACGGTGGCGCGGCTCCCGTTCGCGATGGTGCCGCTCGGGATCGTGGTGCTGATCGAGGAGATCCGCGGGCAGTACGCCAGCGCCGGCCTGGTCACCGGCGCGTTCGCGCTGGCCACCGCCGCGGGCACGCCGGTGTGGGCGATGCTGCTGGACCGCGCCGGCCAGCCGCGCGTGGTCGCCCCGACCGCGCTGGCCTCGTCCGCGTTCCTGGTGCTGCTCACGCTGCTGGCCGTCAACGGCGCGCCGGACGCGGTGCTGGTCGTGATGGCCGCGCTGGTCGGCCTCACGTTCCCGCCGATGAACCCGGCGATGCGGGTGGCCTGGTCGGCCGTGGTCCCGGACCGGGCGCGGCGCGAGTCGGCCTGGGCGATGGACGCCGCGGCGGTCGAGACGATCTTCGTGGCCGGCCCGCTCGCGCTGACCGCGTTGCTGACCGGGCCGCCCGCGCTTCCGCTGCTGGTCACGGCCGGCCTGATGTCGCTCGGCGCGATCGGCTACGCGCGCACCTACGCGGCGCGGACGTGGCGGGCCGCGCCGGTGGGCACGGCCACGCGCGGCCGGTCGCCGCTGCGCTCCCCCGGCGTGGTGCTGGCCGTGGTGACCGGCGCCGGGGTGTCGATCGGGTTCGGGCACTTCGACGTGGGCCTGACCGCGACCGCGGAACGGATCTTCGAGTCGACCGGCATGCTCGGCGTGCTGTTCGCGTTCGTCGCCGGTGGCAGCGCGGCCGGCGGCCTGGTCTACGGCGCGCGGACCTGGGCCGGTGAGGCGCGCCGCCGGCTGCCGCTGACCATCGCGGCGTACGGTGCCGGCACCGGCCTGATCGCGCTGCTGATCGCGGCGACCGGGCAGCCGCCGCTGCTGGTGCTGCTGCCGCTGCTCACGCTGACCGGCCTGACCATCGCGCCGAGCCTGATCATCCAGCAGGCGCTGGTCGACTCGAACACGCCGGAGGACCGCCGCAGCGAGGCGCAGGGCTGGCTGTCCACCGGCATCACGGCCGGCAACGCTGTCGGCATGGCGATCGCCGGGCCGCTGATCGACGGCAGCGGCCCGGCGGCCGCGTTCGCCGGCGGGTCGGTGGCGCTGCTGCTGGCCGCGCTGATCGCGGTGGCCGGGCAGCGCTGGTGGCGACGGGCGCCCGCGATGGTGCCGCACGCGGGCTGA
- a CDS encoding pyridoxamine 5'-phosphate oxidase family protein yields MTAWRDVERAEPEFAARVRALFDAHKHKTIATLRADGAPRISGIEAVFADGELTFGSMAGARKGADLHRDPRFALHSATVDPVEGAEATWPGEAKISGRAVAVGPPTEGPGGEAFRAEIESVTHTHLDEKATMLVVEWWTEAGGLRRAERE; encoded by the coding sequence ATGACGGCGTGGCGGGACGTGGAGCGGGCGGAACCGGAGTTCGCGGCGCGGGTGCGGGCGCTGTTCGACGCGCACAAGCACAAGACGATCGCCACGCTCCGGGCCGACGGGGCACCGCGGATCTCCGGCATCGAGGCCGTGTTCGCGGACGGGGAGCTCACGTTCGGGTCGATGGCGGGCGCCCGCAAGGGAGCGGATCTGCACCGCGACCCGCGTTTCGCGCTGCACAGCGCCACGGTCGATCCGGTCGAGGGCGCGGAGGCGACGTGGCCGGGCGAAGCCAAGATCTCCGGCCGGGCCGTGGCCGTGGGGCCACCCACCGAGGGGCCGGGGGGTGAGGCGTTCCGCGCGGAGATCGAGTCCGTCACGCACACGCATCTCGACGAGAAGGCGACGATGCTGGTCGTCGAGTGGTGGACCGAGGCCGGGGGCCTTCGGCGCGCCGAACGCGAATAG
- a CDS encoding putative bifunctional diguanylate cyclase/phosphodiesterase, translated as MVTNASIVLLGAYLVWYAAGWGDAWTRTVVTDVVYVPLSLSFTALAVRAACYRRLDAAVRRAWWVISAGFGCQLVAHTLWLIDEVVLHRHVYPSWADYWFLAFVPVMFAGLLLLPGANRRYRDRIRLALDVLTVGASAFMVFWYLVLGPIFATQRSDLITKLLTVALPVGDLVLVLAVSTVVLRRTTRAVQGPASVLAAAICAFVVADVSYIYIQLRGGFTGGAWPDLFWLAGCLLLVLAADRQYRWAEHREVRVERRVAGAAWLPYGAIVIAYGLLGVVAGAEGAYPFGGMVVGSIALTALVLLRQVYALKANEELAVTDPLTGLANRALVNERLATVTSQPIRAHKRTAVLLIDLDRFKPVNDAYGHEAGDAILVAVGSALLSSVRRKDTVGRLGGDEFAVILEDLPDQEAAEATAQRILDALRLPVVFGDHLLSVEASVGLAFRNTTKVDGDGLLHQADVAMYSAKRAGRGRYAVYAPELDGSARDAGLRRAIETGRMVLHYQPEFTLTDGRMTAIEALVRWDHPTHGLLMPEDFIDLADETGAIAQLGEWVLRTACQEALHFPCRVAVNVSARQLAQPDLVASVARVLNQTGLPGSRLTLELAEAALLPADQHLRTRLDGLRALGITLAVDDFGVGHAALNVLRHMPVSTVKLHGSLTAGVHTDPAAHDLTAALVAAGHAIGLTVVAEAAEHEEQVATLRAMGCDRAQGFALCPPLAHDELKERLAATAKT; from the coding sequence GTGGTCACGAACGCCTCGATCGTGCTGCTGGGGGCCTACCTGGTCTGGTATGCGGCCGGCTGGGGGGACGCGTGGACCCGGACCGTGGTCACCGACGTCGTCTACGTGCCGCTGTCGCTGAGCTTCACGGCGCTGGCGGTCCGGGCCGCGTGCTACCGGCGGCTGGACGCCGCGGTACGGCGCGCCTGGTGGGTCATCTCCGCCGGGTTCGGCTGCCAGCTGGTCGCGCACACGCTGTGGCTGATCGACGAGGTGGTGCTGCACCGGCACGTCTACCCGTCCTGGGCCGACTACTGGTTCCTCGCGTTCGTGCCCGTGATGTTCGCCGGGTTGCTGCTGCTGCCGGGCGCGAACCGGCGGTACCGCGACCGGATCCGGCTGGCGCTGGACGTGCTCACGGTCGGCGCGAGCGCGTTCATGGTCTTCTGGTACCTGGTGCTCGGCCCGATCTTCGCGACCCAGCGGTCGGACCTGATCACCAAGCTGCTCACGGTGGCGTTGCCGGTCGGCGACCTGGTGCTGGTGCTGGCGGTGAGCACGGTGGTGCTGCGCCGCACCACTCGCGCGGTGCAGGGACCGGCCTCGGTGCTGGCGGCCGCGATCTGCGCGTTCGTCGTCGCGGACGTCAGCTACATCTACATCCAGCTGCGCGGCGGTTTCACCGGCGGCGCGTGGCCGGACCTGTTCTGGCTGGCCGGGTGCCTGCTGCTGGTGCTGGCCGCGGACCGGCAGTACCGCTGGGCGGAGCACCGGGAGGTCCGCGTCGAACGCCGGGTGGCCGGTGCGGCCTGGCTGCCGTACGGCGCGATCGTCATCGCCTACGGGCTGCTCGGCGTGGTCGCGGGCGCGGAGGGCGCGTACCCGTTCGGCGGCATGGTGGTCGGCTCGATCGCGCTGACCGCGCTGGTGCTGCTGCGGCAGGTCTACGCGCTCAAGGCGAACGAGGAACTGGCCGTCACCGATCCGCTCACCGGGCTGGCCAACCGCGCGCTGGTCAACGAGCGGCTCGCCACGGTCACGTCGCAGCCGATCCGCGCGCACAAGCGCACCGCCGTGCTGCTCATCGACCTCGACCGCTTCAAGCCGGTCAACGACGCGTACGGGCACGAGGCCGGCGACGCGATCCTGGTCGCGGTCGGCAGCGCGCTGCTGTCCAGCGTGCGCCGCAAGGACACGGTCGGCCGGCTCGGCGGCGACGAGTTCGCGGTCATCCTCGAGGACCTGCCCGACCAGGAGGCGGCCGAGGCCACCGCGCAACGCATCCTGGACGCGCTCCGGCTGCCGGTCGTCTTCGGCGACCACCTGCTCAGCGTGGAGGCCAGCGTCGGCCTCGCGTTCCGGAACACCACGAAGGTGGACGGCGACGGACTGCTGCACCAGGCGGACGTGGCCATGTACAGCGCGAAGCGCGCCGGGCGCGGCCGGTACGCGGTCTACGCGCCGGAACTGGACGGCAGCGCGCGCGACGCCGGCCTGCGCCGCGCGATCGAGACCGGCCGGATGGTGCTGCACTACCAGCCGGAGTTCACGCTCACGGACGGGCGGATGACCGCGATCGAGGCGCTGGTCCGCTGGGACCACCCCACGCACGGGCTGCTGATGCCGGAGGACTTCATCGACCTCGCGGACGAGACCGGCGCGATCGCCCAGCTCGGCGAGTGGGTGCTGCGGACCGCGTGCCAGGAGGCGCTGCACTTCCCGTGCCGGGTCGCGGTCAACGTCTCCGCCCGCCAGCTCGCCCAGCCCGACCTGGTCGCGTCCGTCGCCCGGGTGCTCAACCAGACCGGCCTGCCCGGCTCCCGCCTCACGCTCGAACTCGCCGAGGCCGCGCTGCTCCCCGCCGACCAGCACCTGCGCACCCGGCTGGACGGCCTGCGGGCACTCGGCATCACGCTCGCGGTCGACGACTTCGGCGTCGGGCACGCCGCGCTCAACGTGCTGCGCCACATGCCGGTCAGCACGGTCAAGCTGCACGGCTCGCTCACCGCCGGCGTACACACCGATCCGGCCGCGCACGACCTGACCGCCGCGCTCGTCGCCGCCGGCCACGCGATCGGCCTGACCGTGGTCGCGGAGGCCGCCGAGCACGAGGAGCAGGTGGCCACGCTGCGCGCGATGGGCTGCGACCGGGCGCAGGGCTTCGCGCTGTGCCCACCGCTCGCGCACGACGAGCTCAAGGAAAGACTGGCGGCGACCGCGAAGACCTGA